One window from the genome of Synechococcus sp. PROS-7-1 encodes:
- the rpsG gene encoding 30S ribosomal protein S7, whose product MSRRNAAVKRPVLPDPQFNNRLATMLVARLMKHGKKSTAQRILSDAFSLIGDRTGGDPIELFETAVKNATPLVEVRARRVGGATYQVPMEVRQERGTAMALRWLVNFSRARNGRSMAQKLAGELMDAANEAGSAVRKREETHKMAEANKAFAHYRY is encoded by the coding sequence ATGTCACGCCGTAATGCCGCCGTCAAGCGTCCGGTTCTGCCGGATCCTCAGTTCAACAATCGCCTAGCCACGATGCTCGTGGCCAGGCTCATGAAGCACGGCAAGAAATCCACGGCGCAACGCATCCTTTCCGATGCCTTCAGCCTGATCGGAGACCGTACCGGTGGTGATCCGATCGAGCTGTTCGAAACCGCCGTCAAAAATGCCACTCCTCTCGTGGAGGTGCGAGCGCGTCGCGTGGGTGGTGCCACCTATCAGGTGCCGATGGAAGTGCGCCAGGAAAGGGGGACAGCCATGGCCCTGCGCTGGCTGGTGAACTTCTCCCGTGCGCGCAACGGCCGCAGCATGGCCCAGAAGCTGGCAGGTGAACTGATGGATGCGGCCAATGAAGCCGGTAGTGCTGTACGCAAGCGCGAAGAGACTCACAAGATGGCCGAAGCCAACAAAGCCTTCGCCCACTACCGCTACTGA
- the rpsL gene encoding 30S ribosomal protein S12, which translates to MPTIQQLIRTERQSSKAKTKSPALKSCPERRGVCTRVYTSTPKKPNSALRKVARVRLTSGFEVTAYIGGIGHNLQEHSVVLIRGGRVKDLPGVRYHIIRGTLDTAGVKDRRQSRSKYGAKTPKE; encoded by the coding sequence ATGCCAACCATTCAGCAACTGATCCGCACCGAGCGCCAGAGCTCTAAAGCGAAGACCAAATCACCCGCGCTCAAATCCTGCCCTGAGCGTCGCGGGGTCTGCACCCGTGTGTACACCTCCACGCCGAAGAAGCCGAATTCTGCTCTTCGCAAAGTGGCGCGTGTGCGCCTCACATCTGGTTTCGAGGTGACGGCGTACATCGGCGGCATCGGTCACAACCTTCAGGAGCACTCGGTTGTGTTGATCCGCGGAGGCCGCGTCAAGGACCTGCCGGGGGTCCGCTACCACATCATCCGTGGAACGCTCGACACTGCCGGCGTGAAGGATCGCCGTCAGTCCCGGTCCAAGTACGGCGCCAAGACGCCTAAGGAGTGA
- a CDS encoding AIR synthase has translation MGAILQITPAAAAELGRQAAVAGTPGLMHLDLQHGHCEKHVIRLQPGHLSGRPIARADGVTLHAPEPQIELLEGLTLDYRSDISGGGFLILSSDQVRCCACGSAFSRN, from the coding sequence GTGGGCGCAATCCTTCAGATCACCCCGGCGGCCGCTGCCGAACTCGGTCGCCAGGCTGCAGTGGCGGGGACCCCAGGGCTGATGCACCTTGATCTGCAGCACGGACACTGCGAAAAGCACGTGATCCGACTGCAGCCGGGGCACCTCTCAGGGAGACCGATCGCAAGGGCTGACGGAGTCACCCTTCATGCGCCTGAACCCCAGATCGAGTTGCTTGAGGGACTCACCCTCGATTACAGAAGCGACATCAGCGGCGGTGGATTCCTGATTCTCAGCAGTGATCAGGTGCGCTGCTGCGCCTGTGGAAGTGCATTCAGCCGCAACTGA
- a CDS encoding phosphodiester glycosidase family protein: protein MPLPPPPPAPVAEVRQADQSIGSRVRIGEISQKSAWLWITGKGKSTDQLWLPLDVLTGRLGFRRTTTAAGEQLEWFGRDQLLSDLETRTLKDEVAVDALPWFRAIGVSVQRRDTTLELSLAPPRIVSIRQGRGSTAGRVVLDLSTPALIQRDQQGLVLGVKSTRSQNNLLRSLGLSPQTRPEALRLTSRGHDLDFFTLKDPWRIVMDGTQRRSVTSRRARTSPFQAARFTPEIQEAIRKGLILDIRAVQVGVKPLRIYRAGWPLGNESLLLRPLAPVRAQTGLRFLNQLAQPANALASINGGFFNRVRQLPLGAVRLDGVWLSGPILNRGAVGWDGPGPLLFDRLRLDQDMRVNGGRRWGLGFLNSGYVQRGLSRYTRAWGPIYRALSGEEQAILIRDGRVTDQFSRTELARGVPLPQGASLVVARASAPLPARPGDEVVIRLRPSSPVGERRQVMAGGPLLLKGGQVVLRGRQEGFSSGFLGQAAPRTVVAQDSKHRWMLTLEGQSGSDPTLLETTLALQQLGLSDALNLDGGSSTTMLIANRTVMTGRGVPPRIQNGLGLIKP from the coding sequence ATGCCGTTGCCGCCTCCCCCGCCTGCTCCTGTCGCTGAAGTGCGGCAAGCCGATCAGAGCATCGGCAGCAGAGTCAGGATCGGGGAGATCTCCCAGAAAAGCGCCTGGCTTTGGATCACTGGCAAGGGAAAGTCCACCGATCAACTCTGGCTGCCCTTAGACGTTCTGACCGGCCGCCTTGGGTTCCGCCGAACAACAACGGCCGCGGGCGAGCAGCTCGAATGGTTCGGGCGTGATCAACTCCTCAGTGATCTCGAAACACGCACCCTGAAGGACGAGGTAGCGGTGGACGCCTTGCCCTGGTTCCGTGCCATCGGCGTCTCGGTGCAACGGCGAGACACAACCCTTGAACTCTCTCTGGCACCACCGCGGATTGTGTCGATCCGCCAGGGTCGTGGCAGCACAGCGGGCCGGGTGGTGCTCGACCTTTCAACTCCAGCATTGATTCAGCGCGATCAGCAGGGGTTGGTGTTGGGTGTGAAGAGCACGCGATCCCAGAACAATCTCCTGCGCAGCTTGGGCCTGTCCCCGCAGACGCGTCCGGAGGCCCTGCGACTGACCAGTCGAGGTCATGACCTCGACTTTTTCACGCTTAAAGACCCCTGGCGCATCGTCATGGACGGGACCCAGCGCCGATCGGTCACCAGTAGGAGGGCTCGCACCTCTCCTTTTCAGGCGGCACGTTTCACCCCTGAGATCCAGGAGGCCATTCGCAAGGGGCTAATCCTGGACATCCGAGCCGTGCAGGTTGGGGTCAAGCCTCTGCGCATCTACCGCGCAGGATGGCCTCTGGGCAACGAAAGCCTTCTGCTGCGTCCACTGGCCCCTGTCAGGGCCCAGACGGGGCTTCGATTTCTCAACCAGCTCGCCCAGCCAGCGAACGCCCTGGCCTCCATCAACGGCGGCTTCTTCAACCGAGTGCGTCAACTGCCCCTGGGAGCCGTACGCCTCGACGGGGTCTGGCTTTCAGGTCCGATTCTCAACCGTGGTGCGGTGGGCTGGGATGGACCAGGCCCGCTTCTGTTTGACCGGCTTCGCCTCGATCAGGACATGCGCGTGAACGGTGGACGTCGCTGGGGACTTGGATTTCTGAACAGCGGCTACGTACAGAGAGGCTTGAGCCGGTACACCCGGGCTTGGGGCCCCATCTACCGAGCTCTCAGTGGCGAAGAACAGGCGATCCTGATCCGCGATGGACGGGTCACCGATCAGTTTTCCCGGACTGAACTCGCTCGTGGGGTTCCTCTTCCTCAAGGCGCATCCCTCGTTGTGGCCCGCGCCAGTGCGCCTCTTCCAGCCAGGCCCGGTGACGAGGTCGTGATTCGATTGAGGCCCTCAAGTCCAGTGGGAGAACGCCGTCAGGTCATGGCGGGCGGCCCCTTATTGCTGAAGGGAGGACAAGTGGTGCTGAGGGGCCGACAAGAAGGATTCAGCTCAGGATTTCTCGGTCAGGCCGCCCCACGCACCGTGGTGGCGCAAGACTCCAAGCACCGCTGGATGTTGACGCTTGAAGGACAAAGCGGCAGCGATCCAACGTTGCTGGAAACCACTCTGGCCCTCCAGCAACTGGGCCTCAGCGACGCTCTAAACCTTGATGGAGGGAGCTCCACCACCATGCTGATCGCCAACAGAACCGTCATGACAGGACGGGGCGTGCCGCCAAGGATTCAGAACGGTTTGGGGTTAATCAAACCCTGA
- the gltB gene encoding glutamate synthase large subunit: MSHPTGSLWPYSDSAAPEAVAGEKDACGVGFLAQLSGETSHWVLQQALRGLGCMEHRGGCGGDGDSGDGAGVLCQIPWSYLKAVWPEATSARGLGMMFMPQDPERREQARQFCNEEAEALGLMSAGWRVVPVDPSVLGPMARDTAPVIEQWSLAGGPDGDVFEALLLRLRRRIGARARKVWGFEGSQDLYVASLSSRTVVYKGMVRSEVLAQYYADLRDPRFEVSFAVYHRRFSTNTLPRWPLAQPMRLLGHNGEINTLLGNLNWAKASEASLTDVWGEAANDLNPVVNPAFSDSANLDATLELMVRSGRSITDSLITLVPEAFRNQPDLEDRPQVTAMYEFNAGIQEPWDGPALLVFADGKRVGATLDRNGLRPARWCTTADGFVVMGSETGVVDLSGKTVVQKGRLGPGQMVAVDLENGRLLDNWTVKEDAAGRFPYSDWLQQHRRSVVAQPWTQDRQIGELDLLRLQTAMGFTAEDFDLVIEDMAGLGKEPTYCMGDDIPLAVLSDKPHLLYDYFKQRFAQVTNPPIDPLREKLVMSLEMHLGERRPALKPQAESAAVIHLDTPVLNEAELAAISEQGLPVATLSTQVAVEACAGGLSSALQGLCQAAEKAVRGGAQVLVLSDRVDGSGAAAQLTATSVAMPALLAVGAVHHHLLRQKLRLRCSLVIDTAQCWSTHHMACLIGYGASAVCPWLTWETTRHWLAHPKTQKRIEQGKLPALDADKVQANVRVSLENGLRKILSKIGISLLASYHGAQIFEAIGLGADVIDTAFSGTTSRVAGMTLAELANETLSLHAKAFPELNRSKLEFMGFVQYRTGGEYHLNSPDMAKALHAAVKTGPGYDHFSTYKTLLENRPVTALRDLLEFKLAPAPLSLDQVESAESLCKRFCTGGMSLGALSREAHEVLAVAMNRIGGKSNSGEGGEDPARFQVLHDVDAEGRSQAFPSIGGLQNGDTACSAIKQIASGRFGVTAEYLRSGKQLEIKVAQGAKPGEGGQLPGPKVDQYIAWLRNSKPGVALISPPPHHDIYSIEDLAQLIHDLHQVHPKAPVSVKLVAEIGIGTIAAGVAKANADVIQISGHDGGTGASPLSSIKHAGSPWELGLTEVHRSLLENGLRDRVLLRADGGLKTGWDVVIAALLGAEEYGFGSVAMIAEGCIMARVCHTNNCPVGVATQKEALRKRFTGVPEHVVNFFWYVAEEVRQLLSLLGVAKLEDLIGRSDLLQPRAVQLAKTQGVDLSSLLAPIQGSEDRSWLRHSAEAHSNGPILEDQLLADAELVAAVESHGSLNRTIAIINTDRSVGARLAGEIAQRHGNRGFNGQLNLTFQGAAGQSFGAFLVQGMNVRLEGEANDYVGKGMNSGRISLVPSDGCANPGDQVILGNTCLYGATGGELFALGRAGERFGVRNSGARTVVEGAGDHCCEYMTGGVVVVLGSTGRNVGAGMTGGVTFLLDESDRVTSRVNPEIVAVCSLTTSQQEATLKELLEAHVVATGSSKASALLADWAAAKGRFKVLIPPSERAVMGLVDQQAVAA, from the coding sequence ATGTCTCATCCCACCGGATCCCTCTGGCCCTACAGCGACAGTGCTGCGCCTGAGGCGGTTGCCGGTGAGAAAGATGCCTGCGGCGTTGGTTTTCTGGCGCAACTATCTGGTGAGACCAGCCACTGGGTGCTGCAGCAAGCCCTGCGCGGTCTTGGTTGCATGGAGCATCGCGGCGGCTGTGGGGGAGACGGTGATTCCGGTGATGGGGCTGGCGTGCTCTGCCAAATCCCCTGGAGCTATCTGAAGGCGGTTTGGCCCGAGGCGACGTCGGCCCGTGGGCTCGGAATGATGTTCATGCCCCAGGATCCCGAGAGGCGGGAGCAGGCCCGCCAGTTCTGCAATGAGGAAGCCGAGGCCCTCGGCCTCATGTCCGCCGGCTGGCGGGTTGTTCCGGTGGATCCATCCGTGTTGGGCCCCATGGCGCGGGACACCGCCCCCGTGATCGAGCAGTGGAGTCTCGCCGGCGGTCCCGATGGCGATGTCTTCGAGGCCTTGTTGCTGCGACTGCGTCGCCGGATCGGTGCCCGCGCCCGCAAGGTTTGGGGCTTTGAGGGATCCCAGGATCTTTATGTGGCCTCCCTGAGCAGCCGCACCGTTGTGTACAAGGGCATGGTGCGCTCCGAGGTGCTGGCCCAGTACTACGCCGATCTGCGCGATCCGCGCTTTGAAGTGAGCTTTGCGGTGTACCACCGCCGCTTCAGCACCAACACCCTGCCCCGCTGGCCCCTGGCTCAACCGATGCGGCTGCTGGGCCACAACGGTGAAATCAACACGCTGCTGGGCAACCTCAACTGGGCCAAGGCCTCCGAAGCCAGCCTCACGGATGTTTGGGGTGAAGCCGCGAATGATCTGAATCCCGTGGTGAATCCGGCCTTCAGTGATTCGGCCAACCTCGACGCCACCCTGGAACTGATGGTGCGCAGCGGCCGTTCGATCACGGACAGCTTGATCACCCTGGTGCCTGAGGCCTTCCGCAACCAGCCAGATCTGGAGGATCGCCCTCAGGTGACGGCGATGTACGAATTCAATGCCGGAATTCAGGAGCCCTGGGATGGTCCGGCCCTGCTGGTGTTCGCCGACGGCAAACGGGTGGGCGCCACCCTGGATCGGAACGGCCTACGACCCGCCCGTTGGTGCACCACTGCCGATGGTTTCGTGGTCATGGGATCGGAGACCGGTGTGGTGGACCTCAGTGGCAAAACCGTGGTTCAGAAGGGACGTCTCGGCCCCGGCCAGATGGTGGCTGTGGATCTGGAGAACGGCCGGCTGCTCGACAATTGGACCGTGAAGGAAGACGCTGCTGGACGCTTCCCCTACAGCGACTGGCTGCAGCAGCACCGCCGCAGCGTGGTGGCCCAGCCCTGGACCCAGGATCGTCAGATCGGTGAGCTGGATCTGCTGAGGCTGCAGACCGCCATGGGCTTCACGGCCGAAGACTTCGATCTCGTGATCGAAGACATGGCCGGGCTGGGAAAGGAGCCCACCTACTGCATGGGCGACGACATCCCCCTTGCGGTGTTGTCAGACAAACCCCACCTTCTTTACGACTACTTCAAACAGCGCTTCGCCCAGGTCACCAACCCGCCGATTGATCCCCTGCGGGAAAAGCTGGTGATGAGCCTGGAAATGCATCTGGGTGAGCGTCGGCCGGCGCTGAAGCCCCAGGCCGAGTCGGCCGCCGTGATCCACCTGGACACGCCGGTTCTCAATGAAGCTGAGCTTGCAGCGATCAGCGAGCAGGGACTTCCCGTTGCCACCCTGTCCACCCAGGTGGCCGTTGAGGCTTGCGCCGGTGGTCTGTCTTCGGCCCTGCAAGGGCTGTGTCAAGCGGCTGAGAAGGCTGTGCGCGGCGGTGCCCAGGTGCTGGTGCTCTCCGATCGTGTTGATGGCTCCGGTGCCGCTGCCCAGCTCACCGCCACCAGCGTGGCGATGCCGGCCCTCCTGGCCGTGGGGGCGGTGCATCACCACCTGCTGCGGCAGAAGCTGCGTTTGCGCTGCTCCTTGGTGATCGACACCGCCCAGTGCTGGAGCACCCACCACATGGCCTGCCTGATTGGCTACGGCGCCAGTGCGGTCTGCCCGTGGCTCACCTGGGAGACCACCCGCCATTGGCTCGCCCACCCCAAAACCCAGAAGCGGATTGAGCAGGGCAAGCTGCCCGCCCTCGATGCCGACAAGGTGCAGGCCAACGTGCGCGTTTCCCTGGAAAACGGCCTGCGCAAGATCCTCTCCAAGATCGGTATTTCGCTCCTGGCTAGTTATCACGGCGCTCAGATTTTTGAAGCGATCGGTCTCGGTGCCGATGTGATCGACACCGCGTTCAGCGGCACCACCAGCCGTGTGGCGGGCATGACCCTGGCGGAGCTGGCCAACGAAACCCTGTCACTCCATGCCAAGGCCTTCCCGGAGCTCAACCGCAGCAAGCTCGAGTTCATGGGCTTTGTGCAGTACCGCACCGGCGGCGAGTACCACCTCAATAGTCCCGACATGGCCAAGGCCTTGCATGCAGCGGTGAAGACCGGGCCTGGCTACGACCATTTCTCGACTTACAAAACCCTGCTGGAGAACCGGCCGGTCACGGCGCTTCGGGATCTGCTGGAGTTCAAGCTGGCTCCAGCGCCGCTGTCCCTGGATCAGGTGGAGAGCGCAGAGAGCCTTTGCAAGCGGTTTTGCACCGGTGGCATGAGCCTCGGCGCGTTGTCGCGGGAAGCCCATGAGGTGCTTGCAGTGGCGATGAACCGCATTGGCGGCAAGAGCAACAGCGGCGAGGGTGGTGAGGACCCGGCCCGTTTCCAGGTTCTTCACGATGTGGATGCCGAGGGCCGCTCGCAGGCCTTCCCCAGCATCGGCGGCCTTCAGAACGGCGACACCGCCTGTTCGGCGATCAAGCAGATCGCTTCCGGGCGGTTCGGCGTGACGGCCGAATACCTGCGCAGCGGCAAGCAACTGGAAATCAAGGTGGCTCAGGGGGCCAAGCCCGGGGAAGGTGGACAACTGCCTGGCCCGAAGGTGGATCAGTACATCGCCTGGCTGCGCAATAGCAAACCCGGTGTGGCCCTGATCTCACCGCCGCCGCATCACGACATCTATTCCATCGAGGATCTCGCGCAGTTGATCCACGATCTGCACCAGGTGCATCCCAAGGCGCCGGTGAGCGTGAAGCTGGTGGCCGAGATCGGCATTGGCACGATTGCCGCCGGCGTGGCCAAGGCCAACGCCGATGTGATTCAGATCTCCGGTCACGACGGGGGCACCGGAGCCTCGCCGCTGAGTTCGATTAAGCATGCCGGCAGCCCCTGGGAGCTGGGTCTCACCGAGGTGCACCGCAGCCTTCTCGAGAACGGCCTGCGGGATCGGGTGCTGCTGCGGGCCGATGGCGGCCTCAAGACCGGCTGGGATGTGGTGATCGCAGCCCTGCTTGGCGCTGAGGAGTACGGCTTCGGCTCGGTGGCGATGATCGCCGAGGGCTGCATCATGGCCCGCGTTTGCCACACCAACAATTGCCCGGTGGGCGTGGCTACCCAGAAGGAGGCCCTGCGCAAGCGCTTCACCGGTGTGCCCGAGCACGTGGTGAATTTCTTCTGGTACGTGGCGGAGGAAGTGCGTCAGCTGCTGAGCCTCCTCGGCGTGGCCAAGCTCGAAGACCTGATCGGCCGCAGCGATCTGCTTCAACCCCGTGCGGTGCAGCTGGCCAAAACCCAGGGTGTGGATCTCTCCAGTCTGTTGGCACCGATCCAGGGCTCAGAAGACCGCTCCTGGCTGCGCCACAGCGCTGAGGCCCACAGCAATGGCCCGATTCTTGAGGATCAACTGCTCGCCGATGCCGAACTAGTGGCGGCGGTGGAGAGCCACGGCTCTCTCAATCGCACGATTGCGATCATCAATACCGACCGCAGTGTCGGGGCCCGTCTGGCCGGTGAGATCGCTCAACGCCACGGCAACCGCGGCTTCAACGGCCAGCTCAACCTCACCTTCCAGGGCGCGGCCGGCCAGAGCTTCGGCGCCTTCCTGGTGCAGGGCATGAACGTGCGCCTGGAAGGGGAAGCCAACGACTACGTGGGCAAGGGCATGAACAGCGGTCGCATCAGCCTGGTGCCATCCGATGGCTGCGCCAATCCCGGCGATCAGGTGATCCTCGGCAACACCTGCCTCTATGGGGCCACGGGTGGTGAGCTGTTTGCCCTCGGCCGCGCCGGTGAGCGCTTCGGGGTGCGCAACAGCGGGGCCCGCACCGTGGTGGAGGGAGCCGGTGACCACTGCTGTGAGTACATGACCGGTGGTGTGGTGGTGGTGCTGGGCAGCACCGGCCGCAACGTTGGTGCCGGCATGACCGGTGGCGTCACCTTCCTGCTGGATGAGAGCGATCGCGTCACCTCCAGGGTCAACCCTGAGATCGTTGCGGTCTGCAGCCTCACCACCTCGCAACAGGAGGCCACGCTCAAAGAGCTGCTGGAAGCTCACGTGGTCGCCACCGGCAGCAGCAAGGCTTCGGCGCTGTTGGCCGACTGGGCCGCGGCCAAGGGGCGCTTCAAGGTTCTGATCCCCCCGAGTGAGCGGGCAGTGATGGGTCTGGTGGACCAGCAGGCAGTAGCGGCCTGA